The following are encoded together in the Asticcacaulis sp. genome:
- the uvrB gene encoding excinuclease ABC subunit UvrB, which yields MSRSPQTPGFSDNSGAFVADFAHTPVTWVPHKPERPEKSEGGRKFRLAAPYEPAGDQPTAIADLMAGINAHEHDQVLLGVTGSGKTFTMAKIIEQTQRPALIMAHNKTLAAQLYSEFKAFFPDNAVEYFVSYYDYYQPEAYVPRTDTFIEKDSSINEQIDRMRHSATRAILERDDVIVVASVSCIYGIGSVETYTAMTFDLTVGQTIDEGQLRADLVALQYKRNDQAFERGTFRRRGDVIEIFPAHYEDRAWRINMFGDEIESIQEFDPLTGKKMQDLKEIRVYAASHYVTPRPTLNQAVSRIKAELKQRLEQLHAEGKLLEAQRLEQRTTFDLEMIEATGACAGIENYSRYLTGRGPGEPPPNFFEYMPENALLFVDESHVSVSQIGGMYRGDFARKSILAEYGFRLPSCMDNRPLKFEEWDAMRPQSIYVSATPGKWEMERTRGVFAEQVIRPTGLIDPPVEIRPVHKDNFSQVDDVIAEVREVAKQGYRSLVTVLTKKMAENLTDYMHEQGIRVRYMHSDIDTLERIEIIRDLRLGAFDVLVGINLLREGLDIPECGFVAILDADKEGFLRSETSLIQTIGRAARNVDGRVILYADKMTGSMERALAETNRRREKQLAYNAEHGITPESVKRGIADILDSPYEKSDRVQVPMGVAEKDAKPFLGSNFQATLRDLEAKMREAAGNLEFETAARLRDEIKRLKTLDLEFARGHAG from the coding sequence ATGAGCCGTTCTCCCCAAACTCCCGGTTTTTCCGATAATTCCGGCGCCTTTGTTGCCGACTTCGCCCATACGCCTGTCACCTGGGTGCCACACAAGCCGGAACGGCCGGAAAAATCGGAAGGTGGCCGGAAATTCCGTCTCGCCGCGCCCTATGAGCCGGCCGGCGACCAGCCGACCGCCATCGCCGACCTGATGGCGGGGATCAATGCCCACGAGCATGATCAGGTGCTGCTCGGCGTCACCGGTTCCGGCAAGACCTTCACCATGGCCAAGATCATCGAACAGACCCAGCGCCCGGCCCTGATCATGGCCCATAACAAGACCCTGGCCGCCCAGCTCTACAGCGAGTTCAAGGCGTTCTTCCCGGATAATGCGGTGGAGTATTTCGTCTCCTATTACGATTATTACCAGCCGGAAGCCTATGTGCCGCGCACCGATACCTTCATCGAGAAGGACTCCTCGATCAACGAGCAGATCGACCGGATGCGCCATTCGGCCACCCGTGCCATTCTGGAACGCGACGATGTGATCGTGGTCGCTTCGGTCTCCTGCATCTACGGCATCGGTTCGGTCGAGACCTATACGGCCATGACCTTCGACCTGACCGTCGGCCAGACGATCGACGAGGGGCAGTTGCGCGCCGACCTGGTGGCCCTGCAATACAAGCGCAACGACCAGGCGTTCGAGCGCGGCACCTTCCGCCGGCGCGGCGATGTCATCGAAATCTTCCCGGCCCACTATGAAGACCGCGCCTGGCGCATCAATATGTTCGGCGACGAGATCGAGAGCATCCAGGAATTCGATCCGCTGACCGGCAAGAAGATGCAGGACCTGAAAGAGATTCGCGTTTACGCCGCCAGCCACTATGTCACGCCGCGCCCGACACTCAACCAGGCGGTCAGCCGCATCAAGGCCGAACTGAAACAGCGGCTGGAGCAGCTTCATGCCGAGGGCAAGCTGCTGGAGGCCCAGCGCCTGGAGCAGCGCACCACCTTCGATCTTGAAATGATCGAGGCGACGGGCGCCTGCGCCGGCATCGAAAACTATTCACGTTACCTGACCGGACGCGGTCCCGGCGAACCGCCGCCGAACTTCTTCGAATATATGCCGGAAAACGCCCTGTTGTTTGTCGATGAAAGTCACGTTTCAGTGTCGCAGATCGGCGGCATGTATCGCGGCGACTTCGCGCGCAAGTCGATCCTGGCCGAATACGGTTTCCGTCTGCCGTCCTGCATGGATAACCGCCCGCTCAAGTTCGAAGAATGGGACGCCATGCGGCCGCAATCCATCTATGTGTCGGCCACGCCCGGCAAATGGGAGATGGAGCGCACCCGGGGTGTTTTTGCCGAGCAGGTCATTCGCCCCACCGGCCTGATCGATCCGCCCGTCGAGATCCGTCCGGTCCACAAGGACAATTTCAGCCAGGTCGATGACGTGATCGCCGAGGTGCGCGAGGTGGCGAAGCAGGGCTATCGTTCGCTGGTGACTGTGCTCACCAAGAAGATGGCCGAAAACCTGACCGACTATATGCACGAGCAGGGCATCCGCGTCCGCTACATGCACTCCGACATCGACACGCTGGAGCGTATCGAGATCATCCGCGACCTGCGCCTGGGCGCCTTCGATGTGCTGGTCGGCATCAACCTGCTGCGCGAAGGGCTCGATATTCCCGAATGCGGCTTTGTCGCCATTCTCGATGCCGACAAGGAAGGCTTCCTGCGTTCGGAAACCTCATTGATCCAGACCATCGGCCGGGCGGCGCGCAATGTCGATGGCCGGGTCATCCTCTATGCCGACAAGATGACCGGTTCGATGGAGCGCGCGCTGGCGGAAACCAATCGCCGCCGCGAAAAGCAACTCGCCTATAATGCCGAGCATGGTATCACGCCGGAATCGGTCAAGCGCGGTATCGCCGATATTCTCGACAGCCCGTATGAAAAGTCCGATCGTGTCCAGGTGCCCATGGGCGTGGCTGAGAAGGATGCCAAGCCGTTTCTCGGCTCCAACTTCCAGGCGACGCTGCGCGATCTCGAAGCAAAGATGCGCGAGGCGGCCGGCAATCTCGAATTTGAGACCGCCGCGCGCCTGCGTGACGAGATCAAGCGGCTCAAGACGCTCGATCTGGAATTTGCCAGGGGACATGCTGGATAA
- a CDS encoding SLATT domain-containing protein yields the protein MERTLQQQEAEFLTILLATEHRVKKAQYAQWYAKNVFDRYALATTIINVAGGTLISVFSAFLLSPNAGRSDNLDLCVKVALLVAGGLVSGISFLQSVQKWSERAQGHFTAANAYSSLRRELEVLRLGLPATESGLRDIITKLRHLSELAPPVPDVIWRRAQRALEQDEIREARTLGDSGQ from the coding sequence ATGGAACGTACGTTACAACAACAGGAAGCCGAATTTCTAACGATCCTGCTGGCGACGGAACACCGTGTGAAAAAGGCCCAGTACGCGCAGTGGTACGCCAAGAATGTCTTCGACCGGTATGCACTGGCCACAACAATTATCAACGTTGCTGGCGGCACTTTGATTTCAGTATTCAGCGCCTTCCTGCTGTCGCCCAATGCCGGCAGATCCGACAATCTTGACCTCTGTGTCAAGGTGGCCCTGCTGGTCGCTGGCGGGCTGGTGTCGGGTATCTCATTTCTACAGTCGGTGCAAAAATGGTCAGAACGCGCGCAAGGCCATTTCACGGCTGCTAATGCATACTCATCCCTGCGTAGGGAGCTGGAGGTCCTGCGGCTGGGACTGCCCGCGACAGAAAGCGGGCTGCGGGACATCATCACAAAGCTGCGGCACCTGTCGGAACTGGCACCGCCGGTGCCGGATGTCATCTGGCGGCGGGCCCAGCGCGCCCTGGAACAGGATGAGATCCGAGAGGCGCGGACTTTGGGAGATTCCGGACAATAG
- a CDS encoding cell wall hydrolase: MAASAVGLLVGASVGAACLGSHLAHDGSAPKDAARLMMVARDGKLDMQTLDAAGKVDQSALNIAMRFSQYAGTGTDNSLLAQNLTAMRISDDARNQRDLPDAKIVLASNIAPAAPLDAQTVSAPAIRAAAAMKFKNANRSDSDCLTQAVYYEARGEGVDGMRAVAQVILNRVRHPAYPKTICGVVYQGAYQRTSCQFSFVCNGAMGAPVESWARRRAKTVADAALNGYVMTSVGTSTSFHTTGVKPGWGATMERVAQIGSHIFYQFRGRGSRIANTLDAVRPSDAPATAAETPQANAKTQALDSQTVAMLNAQSLKSTAKSEADATQKPVQVSAQIHGKSAQEIIAEVATTKAPAPVGPAKAPAKETGQ, translated from the coding sequence ATGGCAGCGAGTGCAGTGGGCCTCCTGGTTGGCGCGTCGGTCGGCGCTGCCTGCCTGGGCAGCCACCTGGCTCACGACGGCAGCGCGCCGAAGGACGCTGCCCGCCTGATGATGGTGGCACGCGATGGCAAGCTCGACATGCAGACGCTCGATGCGGCCGGAAAGGTTGATCAAAGCGCGCTCAATATCGCCATGCGTTTTTCGCAATATGCCGGCACGGGCACCGATAACAGCCTGCTCGCCCAGAACCTGACCGCCATGCGCATCTCCGACGATGCCCGCAACCAGCGCGATCTCCCTGACGCCAAAATCGTCCTGGCCAGCAATATCGCCCCCGCCGCGCCCCTGGATGCCCAGACGGTAAGCGCACCCGCCATCCGTGCCGCAGCGGCCATGAAATTCAAGAACGCCAATCGCAGCGATTCCGACTGCCTGACCCAGGCCGTCTATTATGAAGCGCGCGGCGAAGGCGTCGACGGAATGCGTGCCGTTGCCCAGGTCATCCTGAACCGCGTCCGCCACCCCGCCTACCCCAAAACCATCTGCGGCGTCGTCTATCAGGGGGCCTACCAGCGCACCTCCTGCCAGTTCAGCTTCGTCTGCAATGGCGCCATGGGCGCGCCGGTTGAAAGCTGGGCCCGGCGCCGCGCCAAGACGGTGGCTGACGCCGCGCTCAATGGTTATGTCATGACCTCGGTCGGCACCTCGACCAGCTTCCACACCACCGGCGTCAAGCCCGGCTGGGGCGCCACCATGGAGCGCGTGGCCCAAATCGGCTCGCATATCTTCTATCAGTTCCGCGGCCGTGGTTCGCGCATCGCCAACACGCTCGACGCCGTCCGGCCTTCGGATGCGCCGGCAACAGCCGCCGAAACGCCGCAGGCCAACGCCAAGACACAGGCGCTCGACAGCCAGACCGTGGCCATGTTGAACGCCCAGTCGCTGAAATCCACGGCTAAATCCGAGGCCGACGCCACACAAAAGCCTGTCCAGGTTTCGGCGCAAATCCACGGCAAGTCGGCCCAGGAGATCATCGCCGAGGTCGCCACCACCAAGGCGCCCGCGCCGGTCGGGCCTGCCAAGGCCCCCGCAAAGGAAACTGGCCAGTAA
- a CDS encoding methyl-accepting chemotaxis protein, producing MTKPSTANPTGGFKLSNLSFTVKFMAPAAVATALMAVLAFGAIYVMNGQGKTIDDINNRALPQVVELGDIKSSIKEANGQLYNALTKKATDPSANASATVTKVTEDLGKIETRVKADGGKATDPAQKKLLADLAKEVKTYKEAVEFAGSVMDVDFASVGPMMAQFDDGYAKMSDISDQLIKANVAAATKAATDAKAAQTAGISFLTIFAVIMACVSGAIAFVFSRVTVTGINRIAKTTEELANGNLNVDISALARRDELKSVVDSLNVFKSNAEEKERLMAIEAATSKTREERARQMAELAERFRHEARGHARRAQQCRLRSRRQRSHPADHRPENERRSQDAVGSIRNSADNVQNVASATTELSASIGVIGDQAVRSVEIAAEAVSEADRTNDSMAELSRAADQIGEVVDLINAIAQQTNLLALNATIESARAGEAGKGFAVVASEVKSLAQQTAKATDEIRERIKDIQAAAQNGVNAIKGIGETIKHMNEIASSIADSVHQQGDATNEIARNVNEASDGTSMASSSVSQLSASAADTEKASTEMLGAANQLTQRTEAMSENIRRFLAELTAA from the coding sequence ATGACGAAACCCAGTACCGCTAATCCGACCGGCGGATTCAAGCTCTCGAACCTGTCGTTTACCGTAAAATTCATGGCGCCTGCCGCGGTCGCCACCGCACTGATGGCCGTGCTGGCCTTCGGCGCCATCTATGTCATGAACGGCCAGGGCAAGACCATCGACGACATCAATAACCGCGCCCTGCCGCAGGTTGTCGAACTGGGCGACATCAAGTCCTCGATCAAGGAAGCCAATGGCCAGCTCTATAACGCCCTGACCAAGAAGGCCACCGACCCGTCGGCCAATGCCTCGGCCACCGTCACCAAGGTCACCGAGGATCTCGGCAAGATCGAAACCCGCGTCAAGGCTGATGGCGGCAAGGCCACCGATCCGGCGCAGAAGAAGCTGTTGGCCGACCTCGCCAAGGAAGTGAAGACCTACAAGGAAGCCGTCGAATTCGCCGGCTCAGTTATGGATGTCGACTTCGCCTCGGTCGGTCCGATGATGGCTCAGTTCGATGACGGCTACGCCAAGATGTCGGATATCAGCGATCAGTTGATCAAGGCAAATGTGGCCGCCGCTACCAAGGCTGCCACGGACGCCAAGGCCGCCCAGACCGCCGGCATCAGCTTCCTGACCATCTTCGCCGTCATCATGGCCTGCGTCTCCGGCGCCATCGCCTTCGTCTTCTCGCGCGTTACCGTCACCGGCATCAACCGCATTGCCAAGACCACAGAAGAACTGGCCAACGGCAACCTGAATGTCGATATCTCCGCCCTCGCCCGCCGCGATGAACTGAAGTCGGTCGTCGACAGCCTCAACGTCTTCAAGTCGAACGCCGAGGAAAAGGAACGCCTGATGGCGATCGAGGCCGCCACCTCCAAGACCCGCGAGGAACGCGCCCGCCAGATGGCCGAACTGGCCGAACGCTTCCGCCACGAAGCCCGAGGACATGCTCGACGCGCTCAGCAATGCCGCCTCCGATCTCGACGCCAACGGTCGCACCCTGCTGACCATCGCCCGGAAAACGAGCGCCGCTCGCAGGACGCCGTCGGCTCCATCCGCAATTCTGCCGACAACGTCCAGAACGTCGCCTCGGCCACCACCGAACTGTCGGCCTCGATCGGCGTCATCGGCGACCAGGCGGTTCGTTCGGTTGAAATCGCCGCCGAAGCCGTTTCAGAAGCCGACCGCACCAACGATTCCATGGCCGAACTCAGCCGCGCCGCCGATCAGATCGGCGAAGTGGTCGACCTCATCAACGCCATCGCCCAGCAGACCAACCTGCTGGCCCTGAACGCCACCATCGAATCCGCCCGTGCGGGTGAAGCCGGCAAGGGTTTCGCGGTCGTCGCCTCGGAAGTGAAGTCGCTGGCCCAGCAAACCGCCAAGGCTACCGACGAGATCCGCGAGCGCATCAAGGATATCCAGGCCGCAGCGCAGAACGGCGTCAACGCCATCAAGGGCATCGGCGAGACGATCAAGCACATGAACGAAATCGCCTCGTCCATCGCCGACTCGGTCCACCAGCAGGGCGACGCCACCAACGAAATCGCCCGCAACGTCAACGAAGCCTCGGACGGCACCTCGATGGCCTCGTCCTCGGTCTCGCAACTGTCCGCCTCCGCCGCCGATACCGAAAAGGCGTCGACGGAAATGCTGGGCGCCGCCAACCAGTTGACCCAGCGCACCGAAGCGATGAGCGAAAATATCCGCCGCTTCCTTGCGGAACTGACCGCCGCCTAA
- a CDS encoding site-specific integrase: MLSETFLLRHDAEAWARRVECEIDNGKTPTQKNVAGIKTFGGLIDLHLADMKSVGKEIGRSKAFSMVQLKKALGSIPFESLDRERIIQFGRARADEDAGPATLSIDIGYIRTILSHAAAIHGIPTTVEHVDMARIALSRLGLVGKGKERDRRPTDGEIVSLLKYFQTVGSTCFPMDRIICFAIATAMRQEEICRVTWADLTPRMRTLTIRDRKDPKEKRGNHQTIPLLSVSGYDAWKLIEEQRRSADGNHARIFPYNGKSVGTAFRRACKALGIEDLHFHDFRHEGTSRLFEAGFEIPQVALVTGHKDWKMLKRYTHLRPQHLHIIAKSLPAQTSVDYDWDGHFGEAGAGQVSSQVM, encoded by the coding sequence GTGCTCAGCGAAACCTTCCTTTTGCGTCATGATGCCGAAGCATGGGCAAGGCGGGTGGAATGTGAGATCGACAATGGGAAGACGCCCACGCAAAAGAATGTTGCGGGCATCAAAACATTCGGCGGCCTTATAGACCTTCACCTGGCAGATATGAAGTCTGTGGGCAAAGAAATTGGGCGCTCGAAGGCTTTCAGCATGGTGCAATTGAAAAAGGCCTTGGGTAGCATCCCGTTCGAAAGTCTCGACAGGGAGCGCATAATCCAATTTGGAAGGGCGCGCGCAGATGAAGACGCCGGGCCTGCGACGCTCAGCATTGATATCGGGTACATAAGAACCATTCTGTCTCACGCTGCGGCGATCCATGGAATTCCCACCACCGTGGAGCACGTGGACATGGCTCGCATCGCATTAAGCAGGCTAGGCCTTGTCGGCAAAGGTAAGGAGAGAGATCGGCGACCGACCGATGGTGAAATCGTCTCTCTGCTCAAATATTTTCAGACAGTTGGTAGCACATGCTTTCCGATGGACCGGATCATTTGCTTCGCTATCGCAACAGCGATGCGACAGGAGGAAATCTGCCGAGTGACCTGGGCGGACCTGACACCAAGAATGAGAACGCTCACGATCAGGGATCGTAAAGACCCAAAGGAAAAAAGGGGTAATCATCAAACTATCCCTCTCCTCTCTGTGAGCGGTTATGACGCCTGGAAGCTTATTGAAGAACAACGGCGGTCAGCGGACGGCAACCATGCGCGTATTTTTCCATACAACGGCAAGTCGGTGGGAACAGCGTTCCGACGCGCCTGTAAAGCGTTGGGTATTGAAGACCTTCATTTTCATGATTTCCGCCATGAAGGCACGAGCCGCCTATTTGAGGCGGGCTTTGAAATTCCGCAGGTTGCGCTTGTTACCGGACATAAGGACTGGAAAATGCTTAAGCGATATACCCATCTGCGACCACAGCACCTGCACATCATCGCCAAATCCCTCCCGGCGCAGACGTCAGTCGACTACGACTGGGATGGACATTTTGGCGAGGCCGGGGCTGGTCAAGTTAGTAGCCAAGTTATGTAA
- a CDS encoding asparaginase domain-containing protein → MRFISVITTGGTFDKGYNIQRERLDFSLGSSMSDIMTACHITHADLNPIKEMDSLDMQDADRSDIALAVENAPAKGIVIVHGTGTMLLTANHLSQLGIPEKVVVLTGAMTPYRYSATEAMCNFGMAVAAARLLERPGVYIAMHGMVEPWQTVRKVNGVFSAEKPLSAEAG, encoded by the coding sequence ATGAGATTTATTTCTGTCATTACAACAGGCGGCACATTCGATAAGGGGTACAATATTCAACGCGAGCGACTGGATTTCAGCCTCGGATCCAGCATGAGCGATATTATGACCGCCTGTCATATAACTCACGCAGATCTGAATCCGATTAAGGAAATGGATTCTCTCGACATGCAGGATGCTGACCGGTCAGATATTGCACTCGCTGTCGAAAATGCGCCGGCTAAAGGAATCGTCATTGTGCATGGGACAGGCACGATGTTACTGACTGCCAATCACCTTTCCCAGCTAGGCATACCGGAAAAGGTCGTGGTTCTGACGGGGGCAATGACTCCATATCGCTATAGTGCGACGGAAGCGATGTGTAACTTTGGAATGGCAGTCGCAGCGGCCAGGTTACTGGAGCGACCGGGGGTCTATATCGCCATGCATGGCATGGTCGAGCCTTGGCAGACGGTCAGGAAGGTCAACGGAGTCTTTAGTGCTGAAAAGCCGCTGTCTGCGGAAGCTGGTTAA
- a CDS encoding helix-turn-helix transcriptional regulator, whose product MPTTVPGIDALSERQKEVLRLTARHHQVKEIAHLLKISENTVKTHLIETRRRLGGVTTKQAVRLLLAQEEGAGLILEGGYRKEVIPSAGEAMPVWLHEQALYPTTTPQRNHDDQFPGSGNSLADAGLAGQAPAYRGRDRNPEDAQPDSRSGKGDLQYGRYRGVSYGRWDEFRGGLKDLPAIQLLGLIALAAFALALIAGMLAGTLLGMAEAVHKLTIYAGWKS is encoded by the coding sequence ATGCCGACAACCGTACCAGGCATCGACGCCCTATCGGAGCGCCAGAAGGAAGTTCTGCGACTGACCGCACGTCATCACCAGGTCAAAGAAATCGCCCATCTTCTGAAGATCAGCGAAAACACCGTAAAAACCCACCTGATCGAAACGCGCCGCCGCTTGGGGGGCGTCACGACTAAGCAGGCCGTCCGCCTGTTACTGGCGCAGGAAGAGGGTGCAGGTCTCATCCTTGAGGGAGGATACCGAAAAGAGGTGATACCCAGTGCGGGGGAGGCGATGCCAGTATGGCTCCATGAACAAGCCCTATATCCCACGACCACCCCACAACGAAACCATGACGATCAGTTTCCGGGATCTGGAAACAGCCTGGCGGATGCTGGCCTCGCCGGACAAGCACCAGCATATCGAGGACGCGATCGAAACCCTGAAGACGCTCAACCGGACTCACGGTCCGGAAAAGGCGATCTTCAATATGGTCGCTATCGGGGCGTATCTTACGGACGATGGGACGAGTTCAGAGGAGGGCTGAAGGATCTTCCGGCGATACAGCTTTTGGGCCTTATCGCCTTAGCCGCTTTCGCGCTGGCCCTGATTGCCGGCATGTTGGCAGGTACATTATTAGGAATGGCCGAAGCCGTCCACAAGCTCACAATCTATGCCGGCTGGAAATCATAG
- a CDS encoding helix-turn-helix domain-containing protein encodes MTSETIKSAPGPHITDLHVGAQVRKRRKALSMSQSELADAVGLTFQQIQKYERGSNRISASKLHEIGHYLKVPIAYFFEGLPDVGGETILPAETSASDFLRTTEGQELAAAFSRLSSPKRKGVMSLVRSILSDDS; translated from the coding sequence ATGACCAGTGAAACGATAAAATCCGCCCCAGGACCACACATCACCGATCTGCATGTCGGCGCCCAAGTTCGTAAACGGCGAAAAGCCTTAAGCATGAGCCAATCTGAATTGGCAGACGCAGTCGGCCTCACCTTCCAGCAAATTCAAAAATACGAGCGCGGTTCAAATCGCATTTCGGCATCAAAGCTTCATGAGATCGGCCACTATTTAAAGGTACCGATCGCCTATTTCTTTGAAGGCTTACCCGATGTGGGTGGGGAAACCATCTTACCCGCCGAGACCAGTGCCTCAGATTTTCTGCGAACCACAGAGGGCCAGGAGCTTGCAGCCGCCTTTAGCCGGCTGTCGTCGCCTAAGCGGAAGGGCGTCATGAGCCTGGTCAGGTCAATTCTGTCTGACGACTCGTAA
- a CDS encoding DinB family protein: MHYKDHLRLMATYNSVMNQRLIAVIAPLPDAELLAPRGAFFGSVLGTLNHLIVADLMWLNRFRPQPYGEVLAPLDALPKPTRLADLLYPTLAELKPVRETLDALYIRFIDQLSDADIAAPLSYRNSSGQPFTKTTGLLLSHVFNHQTHHRGQITTLLSQIGLDIGVTDLAPLVPNIEI; the protein is encoded by the coding sequence ATGCACTACAAAGACCACCTGCGCCTGATGGCGACCTATAACAGCGTCATGAACCAGCGCCTGATCGCGGTCATTGCGCCATTGCCGGATGCCGAACTGCTGGCGCCGCGCGGGGCCTTTTTCGGCTCGGTGCTCGGCACACTGAACCATCTGATTGTCGCCGACCTGATGTGGCTCAATCGTTTCCGGCCGCAGCCCTATGGCGAAGTTCTGGCGCCGCTCGATGCCCTGCCAAAGCCGACAAGGTTGGCCGACCTGCTCTACCCCACCCTCGCCGAATTGAAGCCGGTGCGCGAGACCCTGGATGCCCTCTATATCCGCTTCATCGATCAATTGAGCGATGCCGATATCGCCGCGCCGCTCAGCTATCGTAACAGCAGCGGCCAGCCCTTCACGAAAACGACCGGCCTGCTTCTCAGCCACGTCTTCAACCACCAGACCCACCACCGCGGCCAGATCACCACCCTGCTCAGCCAGATCGGCCTGGATATTGGCGTCACCGACCTGGCACCGCTGGTGCCGAACATCGAGATTTGA
- a CDS encoding TIGR02281 family clan AA aspartic protease produces MFKSAIVLGSAVFCAVLAGTGVLSLGLHTPQADLATTESASPIDAGTTTDTHVTAIPKAKDGHFWANATVNTRAVRFLVDTGATVVALTPADAQRLGFDAKSLTYDREVTTANGKTYAATVNLSVVGIGQSTVRNVDAMVVKDGLTTSLLGMSYLGRLSRFEATPSSLILHP; encoded by the coding sequence ATGTTCAAGTCAGCGATCGTTTTGGGCAGCGCCGTCTTCTGCGCCGTCCTGGCCGGCACGGGCGTTCTGTCGCTCGGCCTGCACACGCCCCAGGCCGATCTCGCCACGACCGAATCTGCCAGCCCCATCGATGCAGGCACAACCACAGATACACACGTTACTGCCATTCCAAAGGCAAAGGACGGCCATTTCTGGGCCAATGCGACCGTCAATACCCGCGCCGTGCGCTTCCTGGTCGATACCGGCGCCACGGTCGTTGCGCTCACTCCGGCCGACGCCCAACGTCTCGGTTTTGACGCCAAAAGCCTGACCTATGATCGTGAAGTCACCACCGCCAATGGCAAGACCTATGCCGCGACGGTCAATCTCAGCGTGGTCGGGATCGGCCAGAGCACGGTGCGCAATGTCGACGCCATGGTTGTCAAGGACGGACTGACAACATCATTGCTCGGCATGAGCTATCTCGGCCGGCTGTCACGCTTCGAGGCGACGCCGTCAAGCCTTATCCTGCATCCTTAA